A genomic segment from Chitinophagaceae bacterium encodes:
- a CDS encoding nicotinamide mononucleotide transporter gives MSFGEMVQTFLLNIKETRWQEWISTLTQIASVWYAKKNNVLVYPTGIIGVLLAAYVYYFLAKPPLYADAILNLYYFIMSVYGWYNWVQIKETGSLVYPISWCHKKELWLGIGFFLLSWVAIYYLLISITDSNTPVLDSLVSSSAITAMWWMAKRKVENWLAWIFSNIVAIPLNFYKGFILFTLMYVLFLILAWMGYTEWKKAAKKYAAH, from the coding sequence ATGAGTTTTGGCGAAATGGTACAAACATTTTTATTGAACATTAAGGAAACCCGCTGGCAGGAGTGGATAAGTACCCTTACCCAAATTGCAAGCGTTTGGTATGCAAAAAAAAATAATGTACTCGTGTATCCAACAGGCATTATTGGCGTGTTGCTGGCAGCTTATGTATATTATTTTTTGGCAAAACCGCCGCTTTATGCCGATGCTATTTTAAACCTGTATTATTTTATCATGAGCGTTTACGGCTGGTACAACTGGGTGCAAATAAAAGAAACAGGCAGCCTGGTTTATCCCATAAGCTGGTGCCATAAAAAAGAGCTATGGTTGGGCATTGGTTTCTTTTTATTGAGTTGGGTGGCTATTTATTATTTACTTATTAGCATTACCGACAGTAATACACCGGTATTGGATTCGCTGGTATCTTCAAGCGCTATTACCGCCATGTGGTGGATGGCAAAGCGCAAAGTAGAAAACTGGCTGGCATGGATTTTTTCTAATATAGTAGCCATTCCGCTTAATTTTTACAAAGGCTTTATCCTATTCACACTAATGTATGTATTATTTTTAATTTTGGCCTGGATGGGTTATACGGAATGGAAAAAAGCAGCAAAAAAATATGCAGCACATTAA
- a CDS encoding ATP-binding protein, producing the protein MQHIKKIVAIGPESTGKSSLCEGLARHFKSVWAREYAREYLKKHGTKYVYENLDAIAEGQIAEEETALKNTNAGSPLFIDTDLQVIKVWSEYVFNKCNSKILTQIAHRKYDLYLLCNTDLPWVKDELREYPDLKTREKLFRYYKDLLVNQHVPWVTISGQNDERLQQAIYATQKLLH; encoded by the coding sequence ATGCAGCACATTAAAAAAATAGTAGCCATTGGGCCGGAAAGTACCGGCAAAAGTTCCCTTTGCGAAGGCCTGGCAAGGCATTTCAAAAGCGTTTGGGCAAGGGAATATGCAAGGGAATACTTAAAGAAACACGGCACAAAATATGTTTATGAAAATTTGGATGCCATTGCCGAAGGCCAAATTGCAGAAGAAGAAACTGCTTTAAAAAATACAAACGCAGGCTCACCGCTTTTTATTGATACCGATTTGCAAGTAATAAAAGTATGGAGCGAATATGTTTTTAATAAATGTAACAGCAAAATACTCACACAAATTGCTCATAGAAAATACGATCTCTACCTGCTTTGTAATACTGACCTGCCCTGGGTAAAAGATGAGCTTAGGGAATACCCCGATTTAAAAACCAGGGAAAAACTTTTTCGTTATTATAAAGATTTGCTTGTAAACCAGCATGTTCCCTGGGTTACTATTAGCGGGCAAAATGATGAAAGGCTGCAACAAGCCATTTATGCAACACAAAAATTACTGCACTAA
- the mtgA gene encoding monofunctional biosynthetic peptidoglycan transglycosylase → MAHVLFFIWFIVQKISVQGFVVQNLKAKVLWVCTGIAALSLFYYFILRKISAIHKIAVLLRDIFFIGYISSFIYLLMGFVINPPVTLTQLGSLISFNGLSRDYISYHNMGPNIKLAVIAAEDQLFTDHDGFDLIAIKKAVKYNQKHPNKIRGASTISQQAAKNIFLFQGGGFFRKGLEVYFTATIEALWPKKTILARYLNIAEMGRGIFGVQAAAKKYFNKDAINLTRQEAAMIAACLPNPKKYTVKPLSNYVKYRSAAILRQMNNLAGDPDIAALVQ, encoded by the coding sequence ATGGCCCATGTTTTATTTTTTATTTGGTTTATTGTTCAAAAAATTTCGGTGCAAGGCTTTGTGGTGCAAAATTTAAAAGCAAAGGTTTTGTGGGTATGCACAGGCATAGCTGCATTGAGTTTATTTTATTATTTCATACTCAGAAAAATTAGCGCAATACATAAAATTGCTGTTTTACTAAGAGATATTTTTTTCATTGGCTATATCAGTTCCTTTATATACTTGTTAATGGGTTTTGTAATTAATCCGCCGGTAACCCTTACGCAGTTGGGGAGTTTAATAAGTTTTAACGGGCTAAGCCGTGATTATATTTCGTACCATAATATGGGCCCCAATATAAAGCTTGCGGTTATAGCAGCCGAAGACCAGCTTTTTACCGACCATGATGGTTTTGATCTTATCGCCATAAAAAAAGCAGTAAAGTATAACCAAAAACATCCCAATAAAATTAGGGGTGCAAGTACCATAAGCCAGCAAGCGGCAAAAAATATTTTCCTCTTCCAGGGCGGTGGTTTTTTTCGCAAAGGCCTGGAAGTATATTTTACGGCAACTATTGAAGCCTTGTGGCCCAAAAAAACAATTTTGGCACGTTACCTTAATATTGCCGAAATGGGCCGTGGCATTTTTGGCGTTCAGGCAGCAGCAAAAAAATATTTTAATAAAGATGCCATTAACTTAACACGGCAGGAAGCCGCAATGATTGCAGCCTGCCTTCCCAACCCCAAAAAATATACAGTAAAGCCTTTAAGTAATTATGTAAAATACAGGTCGGCAGCCATTTTACGGCAAATGAACAACCTTGCCGGCGACCCCGACATTGCAGCGCTGGTACAATAA
- a CDS encoding LysE family transporter, with protein MTEAIISGILLGIALVFTVGPVLFAILKLRINYGIFSAIYFVAGVWLSDILLIITANLFSGLLSDLIEYKTVIGIFGGSFLIALGVYYLFYKKYKSKAELDQGVKIGKATHVGLFITGFFINSLNPGVIALWFATTTKTLGNSVEERSATFISCLIVVMSADLLKIKISGKLRNNLNDKNIRRLNRIAGILYMVFGLALIIGVLYTRNKY; from the coding sequence ATGACGGAGGCAATTATATCAGGTATTTTATTGGGCATTGCACTGGTGTTTACCGTTGGGCCGGTATTATTTGCCATTCTTAAACTGCGGATCAATTACGGTATTTTCAGCGCAATTTATTTTGTAGCCGGCGTTTGGCTCAGTGATATATTGTTAATTATTACCGCCAATCTTTTCAGTGGCCTGCTGAGCGACCTCATTGAATATAAAACGGTAATTGGCATTTTTGGCGGCTCCTTTTTAATTGCATTGGGCGTTTATTACCTTTTTTATAAAAAATATAAATCAAAAGCAGAGCTTGACCAGGGTGTTAAAATTGGTAAAGCAACACATGTGGGCCTTTTTATTACCGGCTTTTTTATCAATAGCCTCAACCCCGGCGTAATTGCCCTGTGGTTTGCCACCACTACAAAAACCCTGGGTAATTCTGTTGAAGAAAGGTCTGCCACTTTTATCTCCTGCCTCATTGTAGTAATGAGCGCCGACTTGCTCAAAATAAAAATTTCAGGCAAGCTGAGAAATAACCTGAACGATAAAAACATCCGGCGTTTAAACCGTATTGCCGGTATCCTTTACATGGTATTTGGTCTTGCTTTAATTATTGGCGTTTTATATACCCGCAATAAATACTAA